Proteins co-encoded in one Nothobranchius furzeri strain GRZ-AD chromosome 4, NfurGRZ-RIMD1, whole genome shotgun sequence genomic window:
- the fcsk gene encoding L-fucose kinase, with amino-acid sequence MSDSGVFPWTVVVLTCQHKDTVYSFQRELELRQQHGVLPQGALVLTVQDRQEPLGSGGATLNALLVAAEHMSSRAGHTVVTADVLDEARILILHTGRDFPWSSCSRAFCWLPIEKSEQKVQGPVCVLDLLLDQLSTQICPGSPPGVWVCSTDMILTVPPDFALSWEEGFSGVRVLAVPGDTSYAADHGVYLTDSQARVQDIIYRGTREQIQCALMPDGKVPLVSGPVFFCRTVSEKLLQTHVTPPLDGCTYLGLDSGAPPLQISLFLDLLKCLCSDVTLDQFVAEDRAGCSSTAGPQGAVVRSGRAELWRILRGAPLSLAYISGGRYDYLTLSGKQHIDRLTHDWTGRSTLSHIQIKSRLSDGARIINSVLEGGVTVATGAVVQHCHLQGPLDIPTGCLLSGLHVLTSPSVRKVLLRNDIIIQGHRIELGELKLNVYTVMGAHDDLQATCDDNSSSFLNQRWNIFFSSTGVQPEELWVTGEQRSLLEARLFPVLHPKGGAVNLEGGVGWLLGGQGCLRRWREAWRLSLREVLSLTHQKAELQWREELLFLAGRRRVTDSLRSRSNVCLLPCFRAAVLGGQQEALLETLDSIATGNGIQGVEPGAEMGVAARCLSCIADVLVCMAGGKGGLRSGPAANEAWSSAYILLEKGNLKGGVQALATERGRWLSRPDLLVRAARHYEGAGQVLHRLAVMSSQSFISIGKGEAQAIGVWQEVDCPARLDLAGGWSDTPPIAFEHGGSVTNVAVKIDGKRPIGARARRILKPHFLFVSHSGGRDSGVSTEVVCETLDDLRDYCQPQAPGALLKAVCVCSGLVSLSSQHPLGHQLMERWGGGVELHSWSELPTGSGLGTSSILAGALLAAVYRCTGQSYDTDSLIHAVLYLEQVLTTGGGWQDQVGGLVGGIKVGRSRASLPLQVEVERLSPPEVFLTSLEQHLLLVYTGKTRLARNLLQDVVRSWYSRLPSMVLNVQQLVSNSEECSSACSEGSLIRLGQCLDRSWQQKKLMAPGCEPGSVRTMMEVLKPLVLGQSLAGAGGGGFLYLLTREPQQKEAVLEVLNTTSGLGDFSVHSVQVDLDGITVRTGSDG; translated from the exons ATGTCCGACAGCGGTGTGTTTCCGTGGACGGTGGTCGTTCTCACCTGCCAGCATAAAGACACCGTTTACTCTTTTCAAAGAG agctggagctgcggcagCAGCATGGTGTTCTCCCTCAGGGCGCTTTAGTTTTAACTGTTCAGGACCGCCAGGAGCCACTGGGCAGCGGAGGGGCCACGCTGAACGCTCTGCTGGTTGCTGCTGAACACATGAGCAGCAGAGCTGGACACACT GTGGTGACGGCTGATGTTCTGGATGAAGCTCGTATTCTCATCCTTCACACg GGTCGGGATTTTCCCTGGAGCTCTTGCAGCCGAGCCTTCTGCTGGCTGCCCATAGAGAAATCGGAGCAGAAAGTCCAGGGTCCGGTCTGTGTTCTGGACCTGCTGCTGGACCAGCTCAGTACCCAG ATCTGTCCTGGTTCTCCTCCCGGCGTTTGGGTTTGCAGCACCGACATGATTCTCACCGTACCTCCTGACTTTG CTTTGTCCTGGGAGGAGGGCTTCTCAGGTGTTCGGGTCTTGGCGGTTCCGGGCGACACCTCCTATGCAGCTGATCATGGAGTCTACCTGACCGACTCTCAG GCTCGGGTCCAAGACATCATCTACAGGGGAACCAGGGAGCAGATCCAATGCGCCCTGATGCCTGATGGGAAGGTGCCACTG GTTTCAGGTCCAGTGTTCTTCTGCAGGACCGTTTCAGAGAAACTGTTGCAGACTCACGTCACTCCTCCTCTGGACGGCTGCACCTACTTGGGTCTGGACTCTGGAGCCCCGCCCCTACAG ATCTCGCTGTTCTTGGACCTGCTTAAGTGTCTCTGCTCTGATGTGACTCTGGATCAGTTTGTTGCTGAAGACCGTGCAGGGTGCAGCTCTACAGCAGGACCACAGGGGGCAGTGGTGAGGAGCGGGAGGGCAGAGCTGTGGAGGATTCTGAGAGGAGCGCCGCTTTCGTTAG CATACATCTCCGGTGGTCGCTATgactacctgactctgtctgggaAGCAACACATTGACCGTCTGACACATGATTGGACGGGAAGAAGCACTTTGTCTCACATCCAG ATTAAGAGCCGGCTAAGTGATGGAGCTCGGATTATAAACAGCGTTCTGGAGGGAGGTGTTACCGTGGCAACTGGAGCAGTGGTGCAACACTGCCATCTGCAG GGTCCTCTGGACATCCCCACAGGATGTCTGCTGTCCGGCCTCCACGTGTTGACATCACCTTCTGTCAGGAAGGTGTTGCTCAGAAATGACATCATCATTCAGGGACATCGCATTGAGCTGGGGGAGCTAAAGCTGAACGTGTACACGGTGATGGGCGCACATGATGATCTGCAG GCCACCTGTGATGACAACAGTTCCTCCTTCCTCAACCAGAGATGGAACATCTTCTTCAGCTCAACAGGAGTCCA GCCAGAGGAGCTGTGGGTCACAGGAGAACAGCGCTCCCTCCTGGAGGCTCGTCTATTCCCGGTCCTCCATCCCAAGGGAGGTGCTGTGAATTTAGAGGGAGGTGTTGGCTGGCTCTTGGGGGGGCAAGGCTGTCTAAGGAGGTGGAGGGAGGCCTGGAGGCTCTCTCTGAGGGAGGTGCTGTCACTCACACACCAGAAGGCGGAGCTCCAGTGGAGGGAGGAGCTGCTGTTTCTGGCAGGGCGGAGAAGAGTAACGGACTCACTGCGAAGTCGCAGCAACGTTTGCCTGTTGCCTTGCTTCAGGGCAGCAGTGCTGGGTGGCCAGCAGGAGGCGCTGCTGGAGACTCTGGACAGCA TTGCAACAGGAAATGGGATTCAGGGGGTGGAGCCTGGAGCTGAAATGGGCGTGGCTGCTCGCTGTCTGTCCTGCATTGCTGATGTGTTGGTGTGCATGGCAGGGGGGAAGGGGGGTTTGAGAAGTGGACCAGCTGCTAATGAGGCCTGGAGCTCTGCCTACATCCTGTTGGAGAAGGGTAACCTGAAGGGCGGAGTCCAGGCTCTTGCCACAGAGAGGGGGCGCTGGTTGAGCAG GCCAGACCTACTGGTGCGAGCAGCACGACACTATGAAGGCGCTGGACAGGTGTTGCATCGCCtggctgtgatgtcatcacagaGCTTCATTTCAATTGGAAAGGGAGAGGCACAAGCCATTGGGGTGTGGCAGGAAGTGGACTGCCCTGCCCGACTGGACTTGGCAG GAGGTTGGAGCGACACCCCACCAATTGCCTTCGAGCATGGCGGCTCGGTGACCAACGTTGCAGTGAAGATTGATGGGAAACGACCAATCGGTGCCAGAGCCCGCCGCATCCTGAAGCCCCACTTCCTGTTCGTCAGCCACAGCGGGGGACGGGACAGCGGCGTTTCCACGGAGGTGGTGTGTGAGACCTTGGATGATCTGAGGGACTACTGTCAGCCTCAAGCTCCTG GAGCTCTGCTGAAGGCTGTGTGCGTGTGCAGCGGCCTGGTGTCTCTGTCCTCCCAGCATCCTTTGGGGCATCAGCTGATGGAGAGGTGGGGAGGAGGAGTGGAGCTGCACAGCTGGTCAGAGCTGCCAACTGGATCTGGACTGg GTACCAGCAGCATACTGGCAGGGGCGCTGTTGGCGGCAGTCTACAGATGCACTGGTCAAAGCTACGATACAGACTCCCTCATCCATGCGGTCCTGTACCTGGAGCAGGTTCTTACCACAG gtGGTGGCTGGCAGGACCAGGTGGGAGGGCTAGTGGGCGGCATTAAAGTCGGCCGATCCAGAGCGTCTCTGCCGCTTCAGGTGGAGGTGGAGCGTCTGAGTCCTCCGGAGGTGTTCTTGACCTCCCTGGAGCAGCACCTCCTGCTGGTTTACACCGGGAAGACTCGCCTGGCCAGAAACCTGCTGCAG GATGTGGTCCGTAGCTGGTACAGTCGTCTGCCTTCAATGGTTCTGAACGTCCAGCAGCTGGTGTCCAACTCTGAGGAGTGCTCCTCAGCCTGTTCAGAAG GGTCTCTGATCAGACTGGGTCAGTGTTTGGACCGCTCATGGCAGCAGAAGAAGCTGATGGCGCCGGGTTGTGAGCCGGGTTCAGTCAGAACTATGATGGAGGTCCTGAAGCCGTTGGTTTTGGGTCAGAGCCTGGCCGGCgccggaggaggcggcttcctctATCTGCTGACCCGGGAGCCCCAACAGAAGGAGGCGGTTCTGGAGGTTCTGAACACCACGTCG GGTCTGGGGGACTTCAGCGTCCACTCGGTGCAAGTGGACCTGGACGGCATCACAGTCCGGACCGGATCCGATGGATAA
- the pclaf gene encoding PCNA-associated factor, translated as MVRTKADSVPASYRKAVAASAPRKSLGTGSSNTSSSGGPSSTPAKSKYAGGNPVCPRPTPTWQKGIGDFFGGPPRKPEKENQVPTEVEDGEEAGGSGVSKASRKSRPLPAEDEEDED; from the exons ATGGTAAGAACTAAAGCTGATAGTGTCCCAGCATCGTACAGAAAAG CTGTTGCTGCTTCTGCACCCCGGAAGTCTCTAGGCACTGGttcctccaacacgtcctcgtctGGTGGGCCCTCATCCACTCCTG CAAAGAGCAAATATGCAGGTGGGAACCCAGTGTGCCCCCGTCCCACCCCGACCTGGCAGAAAGGCATCGGGGACTTCTTTGGTGGGCCTCCCAGGAAGCCTGAGAAGGAGAATCAGGTGCCTACAGAGGTGGAGGATGGCGAAGAGGCTGGAGGCAGTGGGGTGTCGAAGGCCAGTAGGAA ATCCAGGCCTCTGCCTGCTGAAGATGAGGAGGATGAAGACTGA
- the nedd1 gene encoding protein NEDD1 isoform X1: MEEATCLVSTGDCVKIWDAVSMAPLEQFNPHSSSHPVAQACWSSNNQYLVSASSSGDKLVVSGLKSSPVPVVELADGKQQTRVCLSSSSQFLVSGGLDHCVHIWDLKSKRLHRSLRDHKEEVTCVSFNANDSCVASGSTSGDLVLHSLTTNLSSRAFGHGPNQPIHDLRMSPVKRSLLGSVSDSGTVVLWDANTQKELHTFDGSHKAPGSGLVFSPTSELLVVSVGLDKKIIFYDTASRIVLRSIRVDSPLTSVDFSLDGTGLVVGSTQGKVYHYDLRNSSTPTKVTLAHKTSVTCLRFQSNTSRHKSGKLGPSKVSSTKRSSSKLSGSHTDSTPSSGPASHRQVSITGGAAVEGVSREAEGQPTQTFSSVGRNSLDIFSPVREGSDSGNQGKTGETLTGRTNVTREGEGQPLIGRGSLDIFSPVREDPGTGPQRRTPLGNQLAASAGWSYSPSVFQSPLPIKEEEPTTAGAVEPCDPKSQADLSSGSGLDGEPQTLPTSSQQTNQNQPAPHFTPEASLRRTNGVQTQPCYSSPVHIAPPTVAGPSVTLSQNVVGVAGQGGAAPFSALQVHFIQNMIHETLEEFRNSCHQDIINLQVEMIRQFYIQLTEIHGLIEKHSVNESLVEEIERLREENRRLRANF; encoded by the exons ATGGAGGAGGCCACATGTCTGGTGTCCACCGGAGACTGCGTGAAGATCTGGGATGCTGTTTCCATGGCACCACTGGAGCAGTTTAACCCACACAGCAGCAGCCATCCTGTCGCTCAGGCCTGCTGGAGCTCCAACA ACCAGTACCTTGTGAGTGCCAGCAGCAGCGGAGACAAACTGGTGGTTTCTGGACTGAAGTCCAGTCCCGTCCCGGTGGTGGAGCTGGCCGATGGG AAACAACAGACCCGAGTGTGTCTGAGCTCTTCATCTCAGTTTCTGGTCAGCGGCGGTCTGGATCATTGTGTCCACATCTGGGACCTAAAGTCCAAGAGGCTTCACCGCTCCCTCAGG GACCATAAGGAGGAGGTGACCTGTGTGTCGTTTAACGCCAACGACAGCTGCGTCGCTTCTGGATCCACCAGCGGGGATCTGGTCCTCCACAGTCTGACCACCAACCTGTCCAGTAGAGCGTTCGGCCACGGACCCAACCAG CCCATCCATGACCTGCGGATGTCCCCAGTGAAGCGCTCTCTGCTGGGCAGTGTCTCTGACAGCGGTACGGTGGTTCTGTGGGACGCCAACACCCAGAAGGAGCTGCACACGTTCGATGGCTCCCACAAGGCTCCCGGGTCAGGTCTGGTCTTCTCCCCCACCAGTGAACTGCTGGTTGTCAGCGTCGGCCTCGACAAGAAGATCATCTTCTACGACACGGCCAGCAGGAT AGTTCTAAGGTCCATCCGGGTGGACAGTCCTCTGACCTCGGTGGACTTCTCGTTGGATGGTACCGGTCTGGTGGTTGGTTCTACTCAGGGGAAGGTCTACCACTACGACCTGAGGAACTCCAGCACCCCCACCAAGGTCACCTTAGCCCACAAGACCTCCGTGACTTGCCTGCGCTTCCAGAGCAACACCAGCAGACACAAG TCCGGCAAACTGGGTCCCTCTAAGGTCTCCAGTACAAAAAGGTCCAGCTCCAAGCTGTCCGGCAGCCACACAGACTCCACCCCCAGCTCAGGCCCCGCCTCCCACAGACAGGTGTCAATTACAG GGGGCGCTGCTGTGGAGGGCGTGAGTCGGGAGGCCGAAGGTCAGCCCACACAGACGTTCAGCAGCGTGGGACGGAACAGTCTGGACATCTTCTCTCCAGTTCGAGAAG GTTCTGACTCGGGGAACCAGGGGAAGACCGGAGAGACCCTAACTGGACGAACGAACG TAACCAGAGAAGGAGAGGGTCAGCCACTGATTGGTCGGGGCAGTCTGGACATCTTCTCCCCGGTCCGAGAAG ACCCAGGAACCGGGCCACAGCGTAGAACCCCCCTGGGGAACCAGCTGGCGGCTTCAGCGGGGTGGAGCTACAGCCCGTCGGTCTTCCAGTCCCCGCTGCCAATCAAAGAGGAGGAGCCAACCACTGCTGGAGCAGTGGAACCATGTGACCCCAAG AGTCAGGCTGACCTGAGCAGCGGCTCCGGTTTGGACGGGGAACCTCAGACTCTGCCCACATCATCCCAACAGACCAATCAGAATCAGCCAGCCCCACACTTCACTCCAGAGGCCAGCCTCCGCAGGACCAATGGCGTTCAGACTCAACCATGCTATAGCTCACCTGTCCACATTGCTCCGCCCACTGTAGCAG GTCCATCTGTGACACTGTCCCAGAATGTGGTGGGCGTGGCTGGACAAGGAGGGGCTGCTCCATTCTCCGCCCTGCAGGTCCACTTCATCCAGAACATGATCCATGAGACTCTGGAGGAGTTCAG GAACTCGTGCCACCAGGacatcatcaacctgcaggtggagATGATCCGACAGTTCTACATCCAGCTG acggAGATCCACGGTCTGATAGAGAAACATTCGGTTAACGAGTCTCTGGTGGAGGAGATCGAGAGGCTTCGGGAGGAGAACCGGCGCCTGCGAGCGAACTTCTGA
- the nedd1 gene encoding protein NEDD1 isoform X2, whose product MEEATCLVSTGDCVKIWDAVSMAPLEQFNPHSSSHPVAQACWSSNNQYLVSASSSGDKLVVSGLKSSPVPVVELADGKQQTRVCLSSSSQFLVSGGLDHCVHIWDLKSKRLHRSLRDHKEEVTCVSFNANDSCVASGSTSGDLVLHSLTTNLSSRAFGHGPNQPIHDLRMSPVKRSLLGSVSDSGTVVLWDANTQKELHTFDGSHKAPGSGLVFSPTSELLVVSVGLDKKIIFYDTASRIVLRSIRVDSPLTSVDFSLDGTGLVVGSTQGKVYHYDLRNSSTPTKVTLAHKTSVTCLRFQSNTSRHKSGKLGPSKVSSTKRSSSKLSGSHTDSTPSSGPASHRQVSITAGGAAVEGVSREAEGQPTQTFSSVGRNSLDIFSPVREGSDSGNQGKTGETLTGRTNVTREGEGQPLIGRGSLDIFSPVREDPGTGPQRRTPLGNQLAASAGWSYSPSVFQSPLPIKEEEPTTAGAVEPCDPKSQADLSSGSGLDGEPQTLPTSSQQTNQNQPAPHFTPEASLRRTNGVQTQPCYSSPVHIAPPTVAGPSVTLSQNVVGVAGQGGAAPFSALQVHFIQNMIHETLEEFRNSCHQDIINLQVEMIRQFYIQLTEIHGLIEKHSVNESLVEEIERLREENRRLRANF is encoded by the exons ATGGAGGAGGCCACATGTCTGGTGTCCACCGGAGACTGCGTGAAGATCTGGGATGCTGTTTCCATGGCACCACTGGAGCAGTTTAACCCACACAGCAGCAGCCATCCTGTCGCTCAGGCCTGCTGGAGCTCCAACA ACCAGTACCTTGTGAGTGCCAGCAGCAGCGGAGACAAACTGGTGGTTTCTGGACTGAAGTCCAGTCCCGTCCCGGTGGTGGAGCTGGCCGATGGG AAACAACAGACCCGAGTGTGTCTGAGCTCTTCATCTCAGTTTCTGGTCAGCGGCGGTCTGGATCATTGTGTCCACATCTGGGACCTAAAGTCCAAGAGGCTTCACCGCTCCCTCAGG GACCATAAGGAGGAGGTGACCTGTGTGTCGTTTAACGCCAACGACAGCTGCGTCGCTTCTGGATCCACCAGCGGGGATCTGGTCCTCCACAGTCTGACCACCAACCTGTCCAGTAGAGCGTTCGGCCACGGACCCAACCAG CCCATCCATGACCTGCGGATGTCCCCAGTGAAGCGCTCTCTGCTGGGCAGTGTCTCTGACAGCGGTACGGTGGTTCTGTGGGACGCCAACACCCAGAAGGAGCTGCACACGTTCGATGGCTCCCACAAGGCTCCCGGGTCAGGTCTGGTCTTCTCCCCCACCAGTGAACTGCTGGTTGTCAGCGTCGGCCTCGACAAGAAGATCATCTTCTACGACACGGCCAGCAGGAT AGTTCTAAGGTCCATCCGGGTGGACAGTCCTCTGACCTCGGTGGACTTCTCGTTGGATGGTACCGGTCTGGTGGTTGGTTCTACTCAGGGGAAGGTCTACCACTACGACCTGAGGAACTCCAGCACCCCCACCAAGGTCACCTTAGCCCACAAGACCTCCGTGACTTGCCTGCGCTTCCAGAGCAACACCAGCAGACACAAG TCCGGCAAACTGGGTCCCTCTAAGGTCTCCAGTACAAAAAGGTCCAGCTCCAAGCTGTCCGGCAGCCACACAGACTCCACCCCCAGCTCAGGCCCCGCCTCCCACAGACAGGTGTCAATTACAG CAGGGGGCGCTGCTGTGGAGGGCGTGAGTCGGGAGGCCGAAGGTCAGCCCACACAGACGTTCAGCAGCGTGGGACGGAACAGTCTGGACATCTTCTCTCCAGTTCGAGAAG GTTCTGACTCGGGGAACCAGGGGAAGACCGGAGAGACCCTAACTGGACGAACGAACG TAACCAGAGAAGGAGAGGGTCAGCCACTGATTGGTCGGGGCAGTCTGGACATCTTCTCCCCGGTCCGAGAAG ACCCAGGAACCGGGCCACAGCGTAGAACCCCCCTGGGGAACCAGCTGGCGGCTTCAGCGGGGTGGAGCTACAGCCCGTCGGTCTTCCAGTCCCCGCTGCCAATCAAAGAGGAGGAGCCAACCACTGCTGGAGCAGTGGAACCATGTGACCCCAAG AGTCAGGCTGACCTGAGCAGCGGCTCCGGTTTGGACGGGGAACCTCAGACTCTGCCCACATCATCCCAACAGACCAATCAGAATCAGCCAGCCCCACACTTCACTCCAGAGGCCAGCCTCCGCAGGACCAATGGCGTTCAGACTCAACCATGCTATAGCTCACCTGTCCACATTGCTCCGCCCACTGTAGCAG GTCCATCTGTGACACTGTCCCAGAATGTGGTGGGCGTGGCTGGACAAGGAGGGGCTGCTCCATTCTCCGCCCTGCAGGTCCACTTCATCCAGAACATGATCCATGAGACTCTGGAGGAGTTCAG GAACTCGTGCCACCAGGacatcatcaacctgcaggtggagATGATCCGACAGTTCTACATCCAGCTG acggAGATCCACGGTCTGATAGAGAAACATTCGGTTAACGAGTCTCTGGTGGAGGAGATCGAGAGGCTTCGGGAGGAGAACCGGCGCCTGCGAGCGAACTTCTGA
- the cart2 gene encoding cocaine- and amphetamine-regulated transcript 2, translated as MWARGVLCAALLCALSPARATEAVRDDREVQDSRYNSNRLLGALHEVLERLQTKRTNPWEKKFGQVPSCDLGEHCAIRKGSRIGKMCDCPQGAFCNFFLLKCL; from the exons atgtgggcgcGAGGTGTGCTGTGCGCGGCGCTGCTGTGCGCGTTGAGTCCCGCGCGCGCGACGGAAGCCGTGAGGGACGACAGAGAAGTTCAGGACTCTCGCTACAACTCCAACAGACTG CTCGGAGCGCTGCATGAAGTTCTGGAGCGGCTGCAGACCAAGAGGACCAACCCTTGGGAGAAGAAGTTCGGCCAGGTCCCCTCT TGCGATCTCGGGGAGCACTGCGCCATCAGGAAAGGCTCTCGCATTGGGAAGATGTGCGACTGTCCCCAAGGAGCTTTCTGCAACTTCTTCCTGCTGAAGTGCTTATGA